In Elephas maximus indicus isolate mEleMax1 chromosome 7, mEleMax1 primary haplotype, whole genome shotgun sequence, the following proteins share a genomic window:
- the LOC126080303 gene encoding olfactory receptor 1020-like, with protein MLLKIIQKELQQYVHGELPQIQAGLRRFGKEFSNGDHTTVTEFVLLGFRDHPELQCFLFVLFLLTYMTTVIGNLGMILLIKIDSHFHTPMYFFLSNLSLVDFCYSSVIAPNMLVNFWVKNPVISFNGCATQFFFFGSFAGIEGFLLAVMAYDRYVAICKPLLYTVTMSPHLSILLVLFTYLAGFINAAIHTGFTFQLSFCCANVINHFFCDTPPLLKLSCSDTHINEVVIFAFASFNELSCLLTILISYLYILVAILRIQSAEGRCKAFSTCASHLMAVTIFFGTILFMYLHPSPSYSMDQDKVVSVFYTLIIPVLNPLIYSLRNKEVKSSLGKIFKTNYFYSCC; from the exons atgttgctgaagataattcaaaaggaaTTACAGCAGTACGTCCAcggggaactgccacaaattcaagctggactcagaaga TTTGGGAAAGAGTTTAGTAATGGAGAT CACACAACCGTGACTGAATTTGTTCTCCTGGGATTCAGGGATCATCCGGAGCTACAGTGCTTTCTTTTTGTGTTGTTCCTACTTACCTATATGACCACTGTGATTGGAAATCTCGGCATGATCCTGTTAATCAAAATTGACTCCCAtttccacactcccatgtacttctttctcagTAACTTGTCCCTTGTCGATTTCTGCTACTCTTCTGTCATTGCCCCCAATATGCTGGTGAACTTCTGGGTGAAGAACCCAGTCATTTCATTTAATGGATGTGCCACccaattcttcttttttggttcctTTGCTGGCATTGAGGGCTTCCTGTTGgctgtgatggcctatgaccgttatgtggccatctgcaagccTCTCCTCTACACAGTCACCATGTCCCCCCATCTCAGCATCCTCTTGGTGTTATTTACATATCTTGCAGGCTTTATAAATGCTGCCATTCACACTGGCTTCACCTTCCAGCTATCTTTCTGTTGCGCAAATGTCATCAACCACTTTTTCTGTGACACACCACCGCTCCTTAAACTCTCTTGTTCTGACACACACATCAATGAGGttgtcatttttgcttttgccAGTTTTAATGAACTGAGCTGCCTCCTGACTATTCTCATTTCTTATCTTTACATCCTGGTGGCCATCTTGAGGATCCAGTCTGCTGAGGGAAGGtgcaaagccttctccacctgtgcttCCCATTTGATGGCAGTCACCATCTTCTTTGGGACAATCCTCTTCATGTATCTGCACCCCAGTCCCAGCTACTCAATGGACCAAGACAAAGTAGTATCTGTGTTTTATACACTTATCATCCCTGTGTTAAATCCTCTCATCTATAGTCTGAGAAACAAAGAGGTCAAATCTTCCCTagggaaaatttttaaaacaaattatttttactcATGTTGTTAG
- the LOC126080304 gene encoding olfactory receptor 8K5-like — protein MFLPRKDKLDQVGQQNLTVLTEFILMGVTRHPELQYPLFGVFLLIYMITVVGNLGLIILTKMDSRLHTPMYFFIRHLAVIDLGNSTVICPKMLVNFVVDKNTISYYACATQMAFFILFIISELFILSAMAYDRYVAICNPLLYNVIMSQRLCHVLVGIPYLYSTLQSLMFTSKTFTSIFCGSNVISRFYCDDVPLLSMLCSNSQEIELMLLIFSAFNLISSLLVVLLSYLLILIAIFRMHSAKSRKKAFSTCGSHLTVVVVFYGTLLFMYVQPKSAHSYDTDTMASVFYTLVIPMLNPLIYSLRNKEVKSAFHRVFNN, from the coding sequence ATGTTTCTTCCCAGAAAGGATAAACTGGACCAAGTGGGCCAACAGAATCTAACAGTACTGACTGAATTCATTCTAATGGGAGTCACAAGGCACCCTGAGTTGCAGTACCCGCTTTTTGGGGTGTTTCTCCTCATCTACATGATCACAGTGGTGGGCAATCTGGGCCTGATCATCTTGACCAAGATGGACTCCCGCCTACACAcacctatgtattttttcatcaGACACCTGGCCGTCATTGATCTTGGTAATTCTACTGTCATTTGTCCCAAGATGTTagtaaattttgttgtggatAAAAATACCATTTCCTATTATGCATGTGCCACACAGatggctttcttcattttgttcattATCAGTGAACTTTTTATCCTTTcggccatggcctatgaccgctatgtggctatctgtaaccctctgctctacaatGTTATCATGTCCCAAAGACTTTGCCATGTGCTGGTGGGCATTCCATATCTCTACAGTACCCTTCAGTCTCTGATGTTTACCAGTAAGACTTTTACATCCATCTTCTGTGGCTCTAATGTCATCAGTCGTTTCTACTGTGATGATGTTCCCTTGCTATCTATGCTTTGCTCAAATTCACAAGAAATAGAATTGATGCTCCTAATATTTTCAGCATTTAATTTGATATCCTCCCTCCTGGTTGTCCTGCTGTCCTACCTGCTGATTCTGATAGCCATATTTCGAATGCATTCTGCCAAGAGCAGGAAAAAAGCTTTCTCCACATGTGGCTCTCATCTGACAGTGGTGGTTGTGTTTTATGGGACTCTATTATTTATGTATGTGCAGCCCAAATCTGCTCACTCATATGACACTGACACAATGGCTTCTGTGTTTTACACTTTAGTCATCCCTATGCTTAACCCTTTGATAtacagtttgaggaacaaagaggtaaaaagtgccttccacagggtttttaataatTGA